One Pseudodesulfovibrio senegalensis DNA segment encodes these proteins:
- a CDS encoding sensor histidine kinase, which produces MTDDRPLFSDADASSGFRKSEPLAAGSTWKLMIVDDQEDVHSMTRLVLDDFTFEGRGLTFLSAFSGAEARQQIMEHPDTAVVLLDVVMESNQAGLDVARFIRNEACNQLTRIILRTGQPGQAPERTVVTELDINDYKQKTELTVQKLFTTVTTAIRSYRDLLFIEEGRRSMHLLALSVAHQVRNRTVAIAGFANLLLRKARDKGSVDTYIRTILDESVRLEEMVTAVNDYARIEAPRPEPLRLDELLEEARQKAEQRARHLEKELEWQADVLPLQVMADPVQFTRLLDALVDNAIDFCRDGRAVVRIHVFSHGEGCGFVVEDQGTGIPDDDLPHIFDPFFTRKSNGAGMGLSIARKVAEEHQWDIRVDNAPEGGVRVEVLMPAHCGEPTPAADVGNA; this is translated from the coding sequence ATGACAGATGACAGACCTCTTTTTTCCGATGCTGATGCATCGTCCGGATTTCGCAAGAGCGAACCCTTGGCGGCGGGTTCGACATGGAAGCTCATGATTGTGGACGACCAGGAGGATGTTCATTCCATGACGCGTCTGGTGCTGGACGATTTTACTTTTGAAGGTCGCGGGCTGACGTTTTTGAGCGCTTTTTCCGGTGCGGAAGCAAGGCAGCAGATCATGGAACATCCGGACACGGCCGTGGTTCTTCTGGATGTGGTCATGGAGAGCAACCAGGCCGGGCTTGATGTGGCCCGTTTCATACGTAACGAGGCCTGCAATCAGTTGACGCGCATCATCCTCCGAACCGGGCAGCCCGGGCAGGCTCCCGAGCGTACGGTGGTTACCGAGCTGGATATCAATGATTACAAGCAGAAAACAGAGCTCACGGTGCAGAAACTGTTCACTACCGTGACAACGGCCATTCGCTCGTATCGGGATCTTCTTTTCATTGAGGAAGGACGCCGGAGCATGCACCTGTTGGCATTGTCCGTTGCGCATCAGGTTCGCAACCGTACGGTTGCCATTGCGGGGTTTGCCAATCTTTTACTCAGGAAGGCCCGGGACAAAGGTTCCGTGGACACGTACATCCGGACGATTCTGGATGAGTCCGTGCGTCTGGAAGAGATGGTGACCGCGGTCAACGACTATGCACGCATCGAGGCTCCACGACCGGAACCGCTTCGGCTCGACGAACTGTTGGAAGAGGCTCGTCAAAAAGCGGAACAGCGTGCCCGACATCTTGAAAAAGAACTTGAATGGCAGGCCGATGTGTTGCCGTTGCAGGTAATGGCGGATCCGGTCCAGTTTACCCGGTTGCTGGATGCTCTTGTGGACAACGCCATTGATTTCTGCAGGGATGGCCGGGCGGTGGTCCGTATCCACGTGTTCAGCCATGGCGAGGGGTGCGGCTTTGTGGTCGAGGATCAGGGAACCGGGATTCCCGATGACGATCTGCCACATATCTTTGATCCGTTTTTTACTCGCAAGTCCAATGGTGCCGGCATGGGACTGAGCATTGCGCGCAAGGTGGCGGAAGAGCACCAGTGGGATATCCGTGTGGACAATGCCCCGGAGGGCGGTGTCCGTGTGGAGGTGCTCATGCCTGCGCATTGCGGCGAGCCAACGCCGGCTGCGGATGTTGGGAACGCGTAA